The following are encoded in a window of Paenibacillaceae bacterium GAS479 genomic DNA:
- a CDS encoding germination protein, Ger(x)C family, with translation MRPFYLRSVCGIAMALIVLILSGCNELRTNRIYVKAIGFDYRDGEYIIHVQILDFSNEAKSESGNIANNKTPIWTGESRGKTLDEATDQLLNTSQERLDFSHVTSILMSPRALKKISRNDMSQLLAEYPELRLNIWVYGTNLPLNEVFITKAFFNSSNTSSLLHSPENVYRQRSAIEPVYLFKLIREMNHPAMSDYVPEISVDKSTWKMDFKDSPKMDITGAHFLQNGEYKGSLSRDQLVGWPWMNPTMRKWDLNVQEAGKHFGTATFNRTKVKVRYRMNASNDPVFDVDIHTKAVMSFRQDVTPLKEAGQAAAKIIEAQIRTTFRNALDKKVDVYQFTEIYYRKNYRDWSKRTAKGNRFILKEDSLGQIRVTVDMQIPGKYKP, from the coding sequence ATGAGGCCGTTCTACCTCCGAAGCGTATGCGGAATAGCCATGGCGCTCATTGTACTGATTTTAAGCGGCTGTAATGAATTAAGGACAAACAGAATCTATGTGAAAGCAATCGGATTTGATTATCGAGACGGGGAATATATCATTCATGTTCAGATACTGGATTTTTCCAACGAGGCCAAAAGTGAATCCGGCAATATCGCAAACAATAAAACCCCCATCTGGACAGGAGAAAGTCGCGGTAAAACCCTCGATGAAGCAACCGATCAGTTATTGAATACTTCACAGGAGAGGTTGGATTTTTCCCATGTGACGTCGATCTTGATGTCCCCCAGAGCGCTAAAAAAAATATCACGCAACGATATGTCCCAGCTGCTCGCGGAATATCCCGAACTACGTCTCAATATTTGGGTATACGGGACGAATTTGCCGCTTAATGAAGTGTTCATTACGAAAGCATTTTTTAATAGTTCGAATACATCCTCGCTGCTGCATTCCCCCGAGAACGTCTATAGGCAGCGATCGGCAATTGAGCCTGTATACTTATTCAAGCTAATTAGAGAGATGAACCATCCTGCAATGTCTGATTACGTTCCTGAGATCAGCGTTGACAAATCGACCTGGAAAATGGATTTCAAGGATAGTCCTAAGATGGACATTACGGGCGCTCACTTTTTACAAAATGGGGAGTATAAAGGCAGCTTGAGCCGAGATCAGCTTGTGGGCTGGCCTTGGATGAATCCGACCATGAGGAAATGGGACTTAAACGTACAAGAAGCAGGGAAACACTTCGGAACCGCAACTTTCAACCGTACAAAAGTGAAGGTTCGATATCGTATGAATGCAAGCAACGATCCCGTGTTCGATGTCGATATTCATACAAAAGCCGTAATGTCTTTCCGCCAGGATGTAACGCCTCTAAAAGAGGCAGGACAGGCTGCCGCTAAAATAATCGAGGCTCAGATTCGCACCACATTTAGAAATGCATTGGACAAAAAAGTGGATGTCTACCAGTTCACTGAAATTTACTATCGTAAAAATTATAGGGATTGGTCCAAACGAACTGCCAAAGGGAATCGCTTTATTCTGAAGGAGGATTCTCTTGGACAGATCCGAGTAACGGTTGATATGCAAATTCCTGGAAAGTATAAACCTTGA
- a CDS encoding Signal transduction histidine kinase, with product MKSLRTKMVFSYLLLIMLTVIVLGGMFLTLILNYYYGSASSAMKQRVVTSMSLHARSMQWMGLNERASYMLQNMVESNARIQLLQPDGRMIMDSDGFSDSRTIRTPDVVNAAEGDSAAWYGNDDATGESIVAASAPLFREGRIISIIRYSASLKEVDKMVALLVRFTLITAAAVILLFLMLSMWMANRIVRPLRDLTRRAKHMADGDWERGMSGSGGRDEIGQLSDTLHTLAVELNKREKLKNDFISSVSHELRTPLTAIKGWSETLASPESRQEEVQEGLGIISRETERLTGLVEDLLDFSKLSSGSMDLHLEELDLNLPVRECVTQQMVRQEETSVRLLSFLEPEPLLVMGDPNRLRQVLINLIDNAFKFTPEGGAVRVSASREGNHAVLIVADNGVGIAPEDLPHVTEKFYKGGLSRSGSGLGLAICKEIVELHGGSLQLDSEPGVGTTVMLRFPVLVQHQEEAES from the coding sequence ATGAAGAGTCTCAGGACCAAGATGGTATTCAGTTATTTGCTGCTCATCATGCTGACCGTAATTGTGCTTGGAGGCATGTTTTTAACTCTGATCTTGAACTACTACTACGGAAGCGCCTCTAGCGCCATGAAGCAGCGTGTGGTGACCTCGATGTCGCTGCATGCGCGGTCGATGCAGTGGATGGGGCTTAATGAGCGAGCCAGCTACATGCTGCAAAATATGGTCGAATCGAACGCTCGCATCCAATTGCTGCAGCCGGACGGCCGCATGATTATGGATTCGGACGGCTTCAGTGACAGCCGCACGATCCGCACGCCGGATGTCGTCAACGCCGCGGAGGGCGATTCTGCTGCCTGGTACGGTAATGACGATGCTACCGGAGAGAGCATTGTAGCTGCTTCTGCCCCTCTATTTCGTGAAGGCCGTATCATTTCGATTATTCGCTATTCAGCCTCGCTGAAGGAAGTCGACAAAATGGTAGCTTTACTGGTTCGCTTTACGCTGATCACGGCGGCCGCTGTCATCCTGCTGTTCCTAATGCTTAGCATGTGGATGGCGAATCGAATCGTGCGGCCGCTTAGAGATCTGACCCGTCGAGCGAAGCATATGGCGGATGGGGACTGGGAGCGAGGGATGAGCGGCTCTGGCGGGCGGGACGAGATCGGACAGTTGTCCGATACGCTGCATACGCTAGCTGTGGAGCTCAATAAACGCGAGAAGCTCAAAAACGATTTTATTTCCTCCGTGTCGCATGAGCTGCGTACTCCGCTAACTGCGATCAAGGGATGGAGCGAAACGCTTGCGTCCCCCGAATCGCGGCAGGAGGAAGTTCAAGAGGGGCTAGGCATTATTTCACGGGAAACCGAGAGGCTGACGGGGCTTGTTGAGGATCTGCTCGATTTCTCCAAGCTCAGTTCCGGTAGCATGGACCTTCATCTGGAGGAGCTGGATCTCAACTTGCCGGTGCGTGAATGCGTGACACAGCAGATGGTGCGCCAGGAAGAGACAAGCGTTCGCCTGCTGAGCTTCCTGGAGCCGGAACCGCTGCTTGTGATGGGTGACCCAAATCGGCTGCGTCAGGTGCTTATTAACTTGATTGATAATGCCTTTAAGTTCACTCCTGAGGGTGGAGCGGTGCGCGTCAGTGCTTCAAGGGAAGGAAATCATGCGGTGCTTATCGTGGCCGATAATGGCGTCGGCATCGCTCCCGAAGATTTGCCCCATGTGACGGAGAAGTTTTATAAAGGCGGCCTCTCCCGTTCAGGAAGCGGGCTTGGCCTCGCCATTTGCAAGGAGATCGTGGAGCTGCATGGAGGTTCTCTTCAGTTGGATAGCGAGCCGGGGGTAGGCACTACTGTTATGTTGCGCTTTCCCGTATTGGTCCAGCACCAAGAAGAAGCCGAGAGCTGA
- a CDS encoding Peptidoglycan/xylan/chitin deacetylase, PgdA/CDA1 family, whose amino-acid sequence MINTRNKRNEDSIFGENKTDSTTPSAANALPKSSAPNRHKWTGKLLLLPLAAMLAFSGGCGLTNSVEAGGFKANNQNITVNEQNGTVANTNDNANENANEKANENTNASNVQANESIVAVEEGTGISVIPKENSGGKSSNSVSASSGNKQGKTSTGDKNDKSDKNDKSDKSVKSDKKDKAKKGDKVVALTFDDGPDTKITNEILDILKEENVKATFFVVGTRVKQNPEVLKRIVNEGHKVGNHSYNHPELGKASRSKILDELNRTDKLIEKAVGFKTDLMRPPYGSSSPLLRSILKETGREQVLWNVDTKDWAGTSVKDMLNNVNRNLRPGGNILMHSAGPKLKTPELLPRLIDDLRDKGYTFVTVDKLP is encoded by the coding sequence ATGATTAACACACGAAACAAACGTAATGAAGATTCCATTTTTGGGGAAAATAAAACGGATAGTACAACTCCATCCGCCGCCAATGCGCTGCCGAAAAGTTCTGCTCCTAACCGCCACAAATGGACCGGAAAGCTGCTTCTGCTGCCTCTGGCAGCCATGCTTGCCTTCTCCGGCGGCTGCGGACTGACGAACTCTGTCGAGGCTGGTGGATTCAAAGCAAATAATCAAAACATAACTGTTAATGAGCAGAACGGCACAGTTGCGAACACGAATGATAACGCAAATGAGAACGCAAATGAGAAAGCAAATGAAAACACGAATGCTTCCAACGTTCAGGCCAATGAATCCATTGTCGCTGTAGAAGAAGGGACTGGAATTTCGGTCATTCCCAAGGAAAACAGCGGAGGAAAAAGCAGCAATTCGGTTTCTGCCTCTTCAGGTAATAAACAAGGCAAGACTTCCACAGGCGACAAAAACGACAAAAGTGATAAAAACGACAAAAGCGATAAAAGCGTTAAAAGTGACAAAAAAGACAAAGCCAAAAAAGGCGACAAGGTCGTAGCACTAACATTTGATGACGGGCCAGACACTAAAATAACTAATGAAATCCTCGACATTCTTAAAGAGGAAAATGTAAAGGCGACCTTTTTTGTCGTCGGCACGCGAGTGAAACAAAATCCCGAAGTATTAAAGCGTATCGTTAATGAAGGTCATAAAGTCGGCAATCATTCTTATAATCATCCTGAGCTGGGTAAAGCTAGCCGTTCCAAAATATTGGATGAGTTGAACAGAACGGATAAACTGATTGAAAAGGCCGTCGGCTTCAAGACGGATTTGATGCGTCCTCCTTACGGTTCGAGTTCGCCTTTGTTACGTTCTATTCTGAAGGAAACTGGACGCGAGCAGGTCCTCTGGAATGTGGATACGAAAGATTGGGCAGGTACATCAGTGAAGGACATGCTCAACAACGTCAATCGGAACTTGAGGCCAGGTGGTAACATCCTAATGCACTCCGCAGGCCCTAAACTGAAAACGCCAGAGCTGCTGCCAAGGCTTATTGACGACCTGAGAGATAAAGGCTACACCTTCGTAACCGTAGATAAACTTCCATAA
- a CDS encoding UDP-N-acetylmuramyl pentapeptide phosphotransferase/UDP-N-acetylglucosamine-1-phosphate transferase has product MSYFIAFLISFAIVVALIPPLRTVALRIGFVDKPRSDSARKIHREPIPLTAGIAIFAGFTAVYLIFVRDSWIQSLAILGGGLLILLIGLVDDWYKTHGKEFPALPKMAVQLSAAVLVYLSGIVFSGFENPFNGSYVTLPDWLSFLFTVLWIFGVTTVINFTDGMDGLAGGLSAISAGTLLVVALVMGQQGSAMMAVITVGISAGYLLYNRPPAKVFMGDAGATYLGFMLGVIALDGAFKQATMLSLLIPILSLGVPILDNVRVVISRIRNGVPFYQADTSQAHYRLLAAGLKPVQVVSFLYLVNICFGLFSIVLLLAQ; this is encoded by the coding sequence ATGAGTTATTTCATCGCTTTTTTAATTTCGTTCGCCATTGTTGTCGCATTGATTCCGCCGCTTCGAACGGTTGCGCTGCGAATTGGATTCGTAGATAAACCGCGCTCGGACAGCGCACGCAAAATACATCGAGAGCCCATTCCACTTACCGCCGGTATCGCTATCTTCGCGGGTTTTACCGCTGTTTACTTAATTTTTGTCCGCGATTCATGGATTCAGTCGTTGGCCATTCTTGGCGGGGGGTTGTTGATCCTGCTGATCGGCCTGGTGGATGACTGGTACAAAACGCATGGAAAGGAATTTCCGGCCCTTCCGAAAATGGCGGTTCAACTGTCCGCAGCCGTTCTCGTTTACCTCTCAGGCATCGTTTTTTCTGGATTTGAAAATCCGTTTAATGGTTCCTACGTGACGCTTCCGGACTGGCTTTCGTTCCTGTTTACCGTTTTGTGGATCTTTGGAGTGACCACGGTCATCAACTTTACGGACGGCATGGATGGCTTAGCCGGTGGACTATCTGCCATCTCAGCGGGCACGCTGCTCGTTGTGGCATTGGTCATGGGACAGCAGGGCTCGGCGATGATGGCCGTCATTACGGTCGGCATCTCTGCCGGTTATCTCTTGTACAACCGCCCGCCAGCCAAAGTGTTCATGGGCGATGCAGGAGCCACCTATCTCGGCTTTATGCTCGGTGTAATCGCACTTGACGGGGCATTCAAGCAAGCGACTATGCTCTCTCTGCTTATCCCCATTCTGTCCCTGGGCGTTCCCATTTTGGACAATGTGCGCGTCGTCATTTCGCGGATTCGTAACGGCGTACCTTTTTACCAAGCGGATACTTCCCAGGCTCACTACCGACTGCTGGCCGCCGGTCTGAAGCCGGTGCAGGTTGTATCATTCCTGTATTTGGTTAATATTTGCTTTGGTTTATTCTCGATCGTGCTTCTTTTGGCCCAGTGA
- a CDS encoding phosphoribosylglycinamide formyltransferase-1, producing the protein MAEGLRIAVFASGQGSNFQALADAAVQEKLGGSIELLVCDKPVAPVVERARRAGIDAWVFNPKDYASREAYETDILAELQRRGVGLIVLAGYMRILTPVLVEAYVGRMINIHPSLLPAFPGMNAIRQALEHGVKVTGVTIHFVDGGLDSGPIIAQRTLDISEGETEAMLADRIHAAENVLYPWAVRAIAEGRVSLSGRRVSLDAAADFGGYEASADK; encoded by the coding sequence ATGGCTGAGGGGCTGCGCATCGCTGTGTTTGCTTCCGGTCAAGGAAGCAACTTTCAGGCGCTTGCGGACGCAGCGGTGCAGGAGAAGCTCGGAGGCTCCATCGAGCTTCTCGTCTGCGACAAACCGGTCGCTCCGGTTGTGGAGCGGGCTCGCCGCGCGGGTATAGATGCTTGGGTGTTCAATCCCAAGGACTACGCTTCCCGCGAAGCATATGAAACGGATATTCTCGCTGAATTGCAGCGCCGCGGCGTTGGTCTTATCGTGCTAGCCGGTTATATGCGCATTCTGACGCCGGTGTTAGTCGAGGCTTATGTCGGCCGGATGATCAACATTCATCCGTCGCTGCTGCCCGCTTTTCCGGGGATGAATGCGATTCGCCAGGCGCTTGAGCATGGTGTCAAAGTGACTGGCGTGACGATTCATTTTGTCGACGGCGGTTTGGACAGCGGTCCGATCATCGCACAGCGGACGTTGGATATAAGCGAGGGCGAGACGGAGGCCATGCTGGCCGATCGAATTCATGCGGCGGAAAATGTGCTGTATCCTTGGGCCGTGCGCGCCATCGCTGAAGGGCGGGTCTCGCTGAGCGGTCGAAGAGTTAGTCTTGATGCAGCAGCGGACTTTGGCGGGTATGAGGCTTCAGCGGACAAGTAG
- a CDS encoding phosphoribosylaminoimidazolecarboxamide formyltransferase / IMP cyclohydrolase, which yields MAIRRALISVSDKTGIVEFARELAAAGVQIISTGGTHSLLEKEGIPVIGISEVTGFPEIMDGRVKTLHPAVHSGLLAVRDNEEHQKAIRELGLDYIDLVVVNLYPFAATIAKPDVTYEDAIENIDIGGPTMLRSAAKNHAFVTVVVDAADYAGVLEEIKQDGDTTLDTRKRLAAKVFRHTGAYDALIGDYLSKLGGDPLPERYTVTYEKVQDLRYGENPHQRAAFYRRPLAEAGNITTAEQLHGKELSYNNINDANAALAIVKEFSEPAVVAVKHMNPCGVGVGSDIHQAYQKAYAADPTSIFGGIVAANRTIGADTAALLSEIFLEIVLAPDFTPEALEILSRKKNIRLLQTGELAAAEGRKSDWVLTSVAGGMVVQESDVHTIAEADLKVVTERQPTAEELKQLLFGWKVVKHVKSNAILLAKDDMTVGVGAGQMNRVGAARIAVEQAGEKAKGAILASDAFFPMGDTVELAAAAGITAIIQPGGSIKDEESIKVANEHGIAMVFTDVRHFKH from the coding sequence TTGGCCATTCGCAGGGCGCTAATCAGCGTATCGGACAAAACGGGCATTGTTGAATTCGCGAGGGAGCTGGCAGCAGCTGGTGTACAGATCATTTCCACGGGGGGCACACACAGCCTGCTGGAAAAGGAAGGCATCCCGGTCATCGGCATCTCCGAAGTAACGGGCTTCCCGGAAATTATGGACGGCCGCGTCAAAACATTGCATCCAGCTGTGCACAGCGGCCTACTGGCTGTACGCGACAATGAGGAGCACCAGAAGGCGATCCGCGAGCTGGGGCTGGACTACATCGATCTTGTAGTCGTTAACCTGTATCCTTTCGCGGCGACGATTGCGAAGCCGGATGTTACCTACGAGGACGCCATCGAGAATATCGATATCGGCGGTCCAACAATGCTGCGTTCCGCTGCCAAAAACCACGCTTTTGTCACCGTAGTTGTGGATGCAGCCGACTACGCCGGCGTGTTGGAGGAGATCAAGCAGGACGGCGATACGACGCTGGACACCCGCAAGCGCTTGGCAGCCAAAGTGTTCCGTCATACCGGAGCCTACGACGCCTTGATCGGCGACTACTTGTCCAAGCTGGGCGGCGACCCGCTTCCGGAGCGTTACACAGTCACCTATGAAAAGGTGCAGGACCTGCGCTACGGCGAAAATCCGCATCAACGCGCCGCATTTTACCGCCGTCCGCTGGCGGAGGCGGGCAATATTACGACTGCCGAGCAGCTGCACGGCAAAGAACTGAGCTACAACAACATCAACGATGCCAATGCTGCGCTGGCTATCGTTAAGGAATTCAGCGAACCGGCCGTTGTTGCCGTGAAGCATATGAATCCTTGCGGCGTTGGTGTCGGCAGCGACATTCACCAAGCCTATCAAAAAGCTTACGCGGCTGATCCAACGTCGATCTTCGGCGGTATTGTAGCGGCTAACCGCACAATCGGAGCCGATACAGCAGCGCTGCTGTCGGAAATTTTCCTGGAGATCGTGCTTGCGCCTGACTTTACGCCGGAAGCGTTGGAAATTCTGAGTCGCAAAAAGAATATTCGCCTGCTGCAAACCGGGGAACTTGCAGCTGCGGAAGGCCGCAAGAGCGACTGGGTGTTGACGAGTGTGGCCGGTGGTATGGTGGTACAGGAAAGCGACGTGCACACGATCGCTGAGGCTGACTTGAAAGTCGTCACTGAGCGTCAGCCGACGGCTGAGGAGCTGAAGCAGCTGTTGTTCGGCTGGAAGGTCGTCAAACATGTGAAGTCCAATGCCATTTTACTGGCTAAAGATGATATGACGGTCGGCGTTGGCGCTGGCCAGATGAATCGCGTAGGCGCGGCGCGTATCGCCGTGGAACAAGCAGGCGAAAAGGCAAAGGGAGCCATACTTGCTTCCGATGCATTTTTCCCGATGGGTGATACGGTTGAACTGGCTGCAGCAGCGGGCATCACAGCCATTATTCAGCCAGGCGGTTCCATCAAGGACGAGGAGTCCATCAAAGTAGCCAACGAACATGGCATCGCGATGGTGTTTACGGACGTTCGTCACTTCAAGCACTAG
- a CDS encoding Transcriptional regulatory protein, C terminal yields the protein MKILLVEDEEAIRGFVRINLKRSDMEPMEASSGEQALQLVAQHGPPDIALLDIMLPGISGLEVCSALREAYPTMGIIMLTAKSQEQDKIQGLELGADDYVQKPFSPGELMARIRSLARRMRLPDPADPDAATASSVETNGELEPNVGAVAASPVETNNEREYSAGALQEPAGPNNGRFIPLPELCSAKAAGSHESALLPGDEALQVADQHPQSAAVQTSSDSSTSADDYKSEPVPPHDIRYYGAFSLSDSERRFWKNDGEILLTPTEWSLVKLLLDRYGQSVSRDEILTEVWGRYYAGDLKVVDVNIRRIRQKVEADPSEPVIIETVWGFGYRWYRGAAR from the coding sequence GTGAAAATTTTGCTGGTTGAGGACGAAGAAGCCATTCGTGGTTTTGTGCGGATAAATCTGAAGCGCTCGGATATGGAACCGATGGAAGCAAGCAGCGGCGAGCAGGCGCTGCAGCTTGTTGCGCAGCATGGGCCGCCGGATATTGCCTTGCTGGACATCATGCTTCCTGGCATATCCGGACTAGAAGTTTGTTCGGCTTTGCGCGAGGCATACCCGACGATGGGAATCATTATGCTGACGGCGAAGTCGCAGGAACAAGACAAGATCCAAGGGCTGGAGCTTGGAGCGGATGACTATGTTCAGAAGCCATTCAGCCCTGGCGAGCTGATGGCTCGAATCCGCTCACTAGCCAGACGGATGCGCTTGCCGGACCCGGCCGATCCCGATGCTGCCACAGCAAGTTCAGTAGAAACCAACGGCGAGTTGGAGCCCAATGTCGGAGCTGTTGCTGCAAGTCCAGTAGAAACCAACAACGAGCGGGAGTACAGTGCTGGAGCTCTTCAAGAGCCGGCCGGCCCTAACAATGGCCGCTTTATTCCTTTGCCGGAATTGTGCTCCGCTAAAGCTGCTGGCAGCCATGAATCCGCGTTACTGCCCGGTGATGAGGCTCTTCAGGTTGCGGATCAGCACCCGCAGTCTGCCGCAGTGCAGACAAGCTCAGATAGTTCTACTTCGGCAGATGATTATAAGTCTGAGCCCGTACCACCGCATGATATCCGGTATTATGGGGCGTTCAGCCTGTCCGACTCCGAGCGCAGATTTTGGAAAAATGATGGGGAGATCCTCTTGACCCCGACAGAATGGTCACTCGTGAAGCTTTTGTTAGACCGGTATGGACAAAGTGTAAGTCGCGATGAGATTTTGACCGAGGTATGGGGCCGTTATTACGCCGGAGACCTCAAAGTAGTCGACGTTAATATCCGTCGGATCCGACAGAAGGTAGAGGCTGATCCATCAGAGCCGGTCATAATTGAGACGGTATGGGGCTTCGGTTACCGATGGTATAGAGGCGCGGCGCGATGA
- a CDS encoding phosphoribosylamine--glycine ligase, translating to MRILVIGGGGREHAIVWSLAKSEKVEELLCAPGNAGIAELAECVPIAVDQFAELVQLAKDRRIDLVVVGPDDPLAAGIVDEFQAAGIPAFGPDRKAAEIEGSKIFMKNLLHKYNIPTARYESFTDFEQALAYLRQQPVPIVVKADGLAAGKGVTVAATLEEAEEALRGMMLGGVFGASGSQVVIEEFMTGQEMSILAFVDGETVRAMVPAQDHKAIFDGDKGPNTGGMGTYSPLPHISQALVDDAIVNIIEPTARAMVSEGRPFRGFLFAGLMLTPDGVKTVEFNARMGDPETQVVLPRLETDLLDIIMAAMEGRLADIEIKWNDEAAVCVIVASEGYPGSYPKGRPIIGLEAAKAQGALVFHAGTALKDGELVTNGGRVLGIVGLGSDISEARSRAYGAVSAISFEGMQCRTDIALKALQTAK from the coding sequence ATGCGCATTCTAGTAATTGGCGGCGGCGGCCGTGAGCATGCCATCGTCTGGTCGCTCGCCAAGAGTGAAAAGGTAGAAGAACTGCTCTGCGCGCCTGGAAACGCAGGTATCGCTGAGCTTGCAGAGTGCGTGCCGATCGCGGTTGATCAGTTCGCCGAGCTGGTGCAGCTAGCGAAGGATCGCCGCATCGACCTCGTCGTTGTTGGCCCCGACGATCCACTGGCGGCGGGTATCGTAGACGAGTTCCAGGCTGCGGGCATTCCTGCTTTTGGCCCGGATCGCAAGGCGGCGGAGATCGAGGGCAGCAAGATTTTTATGAAAAATCTGCTCCACAAATACAACATTCCGACGGCTCGTTACGAGTCGTTCACGGATTTCGAGCAGGCGCTCGCCTACTTGCGTCAGCAGCCGGTGCCGATCGTCGTTAAGGCAGATGGCTTGGCCGCAGGGAAAGGCGTCACCGTTGCGGCGACGCTGGAGGAAGCGGAGGAGGCGCTGCGTGGCATGATGCTGGGCGGAGTGTTTGGAGCTTCCGGCAGCCAGGTCGTCATCGAGGAGTTCATGACTGGCCAGGAGATGAGTATTCTGGCCTTTGTGGACGGTGAAACGGTACGGGCGATGGTACCTGCCCAGGACCATAAAGCGATCTTCGACGGTGACAAAGGTCCAAATACCGGCGGTATGGGTACTTACTCGCCGCTGCCGCATATTTCACAGGCGCTCGTTGACGATGCGATCGTGAACATCATTGAGCCTACGGCTCGTGCTATGGTGAGCGAAGGGCGTCCGTTCCGCGGCTTCCTGTTCGCCGGACTTATGCTGACGCCGGACGGCGTCAAAACGGTGGAATTCAACGCCCGCATGGGCGATCCGGAAACTCAGGTTGTGCTGCCGCGTCTGGAAACCGACCTCCTCGATATTATAATGGCTGCGATGGAAGGCCGATTGGCCGATATCGAGATCAAGTGGAATGATGAGGCGGCGGTATGCGTCATTGTCGCTTCGGAAGGTTACCCGGGCTCGTATCCGAAAGGTCGCCCGATCATCGGTCTGGAAGCTGCCAAAGCGCAGGGAGCACTTGTATTCCACGCGGGTACGGCACTGAAGGATGGGGAGCTCGTCACGAACGGCGGCCGCGTGCTCGGCATCGTAGGCCTCGGCAGTGACATCTCCGAAGCTCGCTCACGGGCTTATGGGGCGGTGTCCGCCATTTCCTTTGAAGGCATGCAATGCCGTACGGATATTGCGCTCAAAGCGCTTCAGACGGCGAAGTAG